The Elephas maximus indicus isolate mEleMax1 chromosome 19, mEleMax1 primary haplotype, whole genome shotgun sequence genome contains a region encoding:
- the TLCD2 gene encoding TLC domain-containing protein 2, with protein MASSGLLVTGASFAAFRGLHRGLQLLPTPGSAAQDRWKWQNICLSLVHSLLVGARALLGLSLYSQMATDPIHSHPPWALALVAVSVGYFLADGADILQNQTLGQAWDLLCHHLVVASCLSTTVLSGHCVGFSMVSLLLELNSACLHLRELLLLSHQAPSLAFSVASWATLATLALFRLVPLGSMSLWLFQQHHQVPSALVVLGGTGLVTVGAMSITLGVHTQVSDDLRSQPCPSTPGHNEIRTCCDDEPTSPDHRDNSTFSLKD; from the exons ATGGCGTCCTCGGGGCTCCTCGTGACAGGCGCGTCCTTCGCCGCTTTCCGGGGGCTCCACCGGGGGCTGCAGCTGCTGCCCACGCCTGGATCAGCTGCTCAAGACCGTTGGAAGTGGCAGaacatctgtctctctctggtGCACAGCTTGCTCGTGGGGGCCAGGGCGCTGCTCGG GCTGTCGCTGTACTCTCAGATGGCCACCGACCCAATTCATAGCCACCCGCCCTGGGCCCTGGCGCTAGTGGCTGTATCTGTGG GTTATTTTCTGGCTGATGGAGCTGATATACTGCAGAACCAGACCTTGGGCCAGGCCTGGGACCTGCTCTGTCACCATTTAGTG GTAGCAAGCTGCCTCAGCACCACTGTTCTCTCTGGCCACTGTGTGGGCTTCTCCATGGTGTCTCTACTCCTGGAGCTGAATTCTGCCTGCCTGCACCTGCGCGAGTTGCTACTGCTTTCTCACCAGGCCCCATCCTTGGCCTTCAGCGTGGCCAGCTGGGCCACCCTGGCTACCCTGGCCCTCTTCCGCCTGGTGCCGCTAGGGTCGATGAGCCTGTGGCTGTTCCAGCAGCACCACCAGGTGCCTTCTGCTCTGGTTGTCCTTGGTGGAACTGGTCTGGTCACTGTGGGAGCCATGAGCATCACGCTGGGTGTCCACACTCAGGTCAGTGATGACCTGCGGTCTCAGCCCTGCCCATCCACCCCTGGGCACAATGAAATCAGAACATGTTGTGATGATGAGCCTACCAGCCCTGACCACAGGGACAATTCCACTTTCAGCCTGAAAGACTAG